CGATGGCGCGCCCACGGACCTTCACAATCTCCGAAAATAACGACGACACCAAAGGGATCGATATTATGATGTCGGTGGACGTTTCGCTTAGTATGCTGGCGAGAGATTTAGAACCTGACAGATTGACCGCGCTAAAAAATATCGCCAAAAAATTTGTCGACAAAAGGCCGGGCGACCGGATCGGACTTGTGACCTATTCGGGTGAAGCTTTTACGAAAGTTCCCGTTACGTCCGACCATGCCGTGCTGCTCGAAGAACTCGAAAATCTGAATCCCCTTGAACTGCAGCCGGGAACAGCCATTGGCGAAGGTTTGTCGGTAGCCGTAAGTCATCTTCGGCACAGCAAAGCAAAATCGAAAATCATTATTCTGATGACCGATGGTGTGAATACGATCGAAAATGCGATGCCCGCGCAGGTGGGCGCACAGCTTGCCAAAAGCAATGACATCAGGGTATATTCAATCGGGATCGGCACCAACGGCTATGCGCTGATGCCCACCCAGACAGATATATTCGGCGATTTGGTCTTTACCGAAGTTGAAGTGAAAATAGATGAACCTGTGCTGCGCGAAATTGCACAGACCACCGGTGGCAAATATTTCCGCGCCACATCCAACCAAAGCCTCGAGGAAGTGTATGAAGAAATTAACCAGCTCGAAAAATCTGAACTTCAGAGCTCGAAACTTTACAACTACGAAGAATATTTTAGAATTTTCCTGTGGATCGCATTGGGCATTCTGTTGTTGGATGCTGTTTTGCGATGGGTTTTCTATAAATTTTTAAGTTAAAATGAAGATGAATATTTTATAATGAATTGGTATCCCGGAAATAACTGGTATTTACTTTTGCTGTTGCTGTTGCCACTGCTCGGATATCTGATGGTAAATTTTGCCAGATGGAAGAAAAAGAAAAAAGAAATCTTTGCCGATAAAAGATTCCGCGACGAACTGTTTGATTCGCGCAGCAGATTCAGCAGATTTTTTCCGTTTTTATATTTGATGGCTTCGCTTTTCCTTATTATTTCAATCGTGGACGTGCTGAGTGGATCCGAAGAAGTGGAAACCAAACAGAAGATGAACAACGTAATTTTCCTGTTGGACGTTTCGAACTCGATGAACGCTCAGGATGTGGAACAGAACCGGCTGCAGCAGGCGAAAAACCTCATCATTAACGCGATGGGCAAAATGACCAACGATAAAGTTGGAATCATCGTTTTTGCGGGCGAAGCATCATCCATAATGCCGCTTACCACAGATTTCACGGCCGTTGAAACGTATGTGGGCGGCGTTGAAACCAGCATCGTAAAAATGCAGGGTACAGATTTTCTTAAAGCAATGCAAACCGCCGCCGATAAATTCAGGAATGTTGCCAAAGGAAGCCGGAAAGTTGTGCTTTTGAGCGACGGTGAAGATAACGAGGGCAACGAAAAAGCAGCGGCGAAACTGGCCAACCGCGAAGGTATCAGAGTGATTTCCGTTGGCATCGGTTCTGAGGAAGGCGCTCCGATTCCAGAATATGTTTTCGGACAGTTAATGGGTTACAAAACCGACCTTTCCGGCCAGACGGTGATTTCGAAAAGACAGACCGCTGCTTTAAGTAACATTGCAGATAATACCGGCGGCACCTACGTGGACGGAAACGACCTTGAAAGTGCAACGATGCAAATCACAGATGGTCTGGCGGCAACCGCGGGTTCTTCATCCACCACCATCAAATCGCAAAACGCAGTGCACTACTACCAATATTTTCTCGCGGTGGCCATCTTTCTGTTCCTGATTATTTTTCTGTTTAATCCGCGAAAAGATTTTAATATTTGATAATAAAACCGGCTGAACAGGTGCTTTTAACCCAACTTTAACAGATACCGGTAAAAATATTAACATATAAAGGAATAATTTTGCGGTAATGAACTGGAACTCAATTTTTACGGTAATTCTTTTAGTATTTGCGAGCGCTGATTTTTCTGCCCAGAAGAATTACAATACTTTGGTTTACGAAGGCAACAAAGAATTCGATAAAAACAATTTCGAAAATTCTTCATCGAAATACCTGAGTGCGATTAAACTGCAAGACAAAGATTTCACAGCGCACTACAATCTCGGCAATGCTTTGTACAAAAGCAAAAAGTACGAGGAAGCCAAAGCCGAATACCAAAAAGCCGATCAGCTTGCCACAAATCTTTCTGATAAAGCAGCCGCCCTTTACAACCTCGGAAACACATACATGCAGACCGAGAATTCCAAAAAAGCTGCAGAGCACTACCGCCAGGCTTTAAAGCAGGATCCTTATAACGAGACCATCCGTAAAAACTACGAGATTGCCATGCTGAAGGAAAAAGAAAAGGAAGAGGAAAAAAACCAGAAAAATAAAGGCGGCGGTGGCGGAGACGCCCAAAATAAAGACCAGAACCAGGGCCAGGACAAAGGTAATACCCCGCAAAACCAAAACGGCAGCGGCCAGAAAAACAAGGGCGAAGGCGAAGGTGACGACCCCAACAAAAATAAAAACGATAACTCCGGCAAAATGCCGAAAGATCTTGAAAACTCCATACTTAACCGTGTAGAAAACAAAGAGCGAGAAACCGCCAAGCGGATTCTCAATAAAAATTCCTACTCCATGCCGCAGAGCAATGAGAAGGATTGGTGATGAAGAATAAATTTTACTACATATTATTTCTATTTTCTGCTCTGTCTGTGGCCGGACAGGTTACGCTGGAGGTTTCTGAAGTGAAGGATACCAAAGTAAACCAAAAGTTTAATCTTACGGTGCTGCTAGAGATCAGCGGCGAAAACATGGTGCAGGAAACTCCGCTGAGGATGCCGGATATGTCGAAATTTGATATTGTCGGCTCTGCCTCCGAACAGAATACGGTGGTGCTCGATCCCAAAAAAGGCGATGTACTCAACCAGCTCATTTACCAGTATGTCCTCAGCCCCAAACAAAGTGGAAAAATAAAATTCGGTTCCGTGCTCGTAACGGTAAACGGAAAGATTTATAAAACCGAACCTTTTGAAATTAACGTCCGCGACAGTGAAAAAGCATCTGCCCCCAACGATTATGCAATAAATGATGATGTGTACCTCAACATGGAGGTGCAGGACCGGTCGATATACAAGCACCAGCCCACGGTCGCTATTCTGCGGGCATACAGCCGAAATTACGGCAGTTTAAGGAAAGTGCAGGACATCCGGTATCCGAAACAGAAAAACATCCGCATCGAGCCCGTTCATTTTGCGAAAGCTGAAATAGAAACCAGATCAGGGCTCGCCTCACAGGTCTTAGCCGTATTTCTAATTTTTCCTTCTGAATCCGGAAGTATCGATATCAGTCCGGTTTCTGCGTCACTCAGCAACGCCAGATCTGAAAAACTGTCCTCAAACAAAGTGCGTCTACATGTAAAAAAATTACCTGCAGGAATGCCTGCATTTTACAAAAATGCTGTCGGTAACTTTGATATTTCGGTGGCCAAGCGCGATCCGGCGGAAAAAACAGAAATTGATAAACCGCTGAACGTAACGGTGAAAGTTTCGGGATCAGGGAATTTCAAAAGTCTGAATCTTCCTAAAATGGTTCCATCTGAAAATTACACATTCTTTAAACCGAAAGTTACACCCAACACAAATCCTGATAAAGAAGGACTTGAAGGAAGTATTACGGCTGACTATGTGGTGATTCCGAAAAAGGCAGGTCCGGTTACGATTCAGTTTGAGCAGTTTTCATATTTTAATCCCACAGAGCAGAAATACGTCGATCTCGGAATGCAGGAATTGCTGATTGATGTGCAGACGCACGAGCAGATCGTCGACGCCAAATCCGCGCTCGAACGCGTGAACGATTACACCAATAACGTACTCGAAACTGTGAACACACCTGTTCTTCAGACGCAGCATTTAAAAATAAAAAATAAAGAAGTGATCAACTGGAAGATCGTATTCGGTAATCTGGCACTTCTGGGTGTTTTAATCTCAGCATTTTTCGTCGCGCGGAAAAAAATAGACCGGCACAGAGCGAAGCCTGTAGCAGTGGGGAAACCAATTGTTACGATTGCGGAAACCGAAGAAATCTTAAGGAAAAAGATGAGTGTGCAGTTTGACGATAATATCGAATACCTAAAAAACCGCTTTAAAAATAAAGATTTTACAAAGTTCTTCACGGCGTACGACGAGTTGCATGCCGAAACAAAAAAATCGCTGAAGGTGGCGAATGACACCGACTTCAGGAAATACCTTGAACAGCACTTCGGCCAAATAGTAGCGGAGGATTACCGTATTCTGTCGGAGCAGATCAAGATCGAAAAGTACGCGCCATACCATAGTGAAGAAACTATGGAAAAGCTGCTTAGAAGCATCATTAAACTTTATTCGGAGATTAGGCATTAACCACTTAATTTTCATATTTTTGCGGAATTTATAATCTCAGAAACATGTTTGAATATTTCTCGCTCAAGGAAACGCTTACTGCAACCATGGTACTATTCGCGGTAATTGATATCGTTGGATCCATCCCGATTATTGTAAGCCTTAAAAAGAGGTTTGGCCACATCGAAGCCGGCAAAGCTACGTTGGCAGCAATGTTTCTGATGATTGCATTTCTTTTTATAGGAAATAAAATCCTCAAATTTATCGGTGTTGACGTGAATTCATTCGCCATTGCCGGAGCCATCGTGATCTTCATTATTGCGCTCGAGATGATTTTAGGCATAGAAATCCACAAAAATCAGGAAGCAAAATCAGCTTCTATCGTGCCCATTGCTTTCCCGCTGATCGCAGGCGCCGGAACGTTAACCACCACGCTGTCTCTAAAGGCGGAATATCACGACATTAATATCATTTGTGGCATCATCCTCAACACGCTTTTTGTATATTTGGTGCTGAAATCGGCAAACTGGATCGAAAGAAAACTTGGCGAAGGAACTCTTCAGGTTTTGCAGAAGGTTTTTGGTATCGTGCTGTTAGCGATATCGATCAAGCTGTTTACCGCGAATTTCGCCCAGCTTTTCAGCAGCTATGTTAACTTTTAAACTGACTTACAATGCAACTGTATTATAAAATATTCCTCGCACTTTTCGTAATTTTCATCGGCTTCAACCTTTACTCAATGGAATGGCAGCTCGGCTTTTGGCACGAGGAGAACTCAAAATTCATTCTGTCGCTTTCTGCGGCGGTTATCGGTATTATCGTGGTTTTTGTACTCCACATGTTAAGCCGCCTGGCCGGAAAAAGATAACATTTAAAACCTCATTACGTCCTTCACCACGCCCTCGTTCTGAGTGTGCTGCAGAAGTTCGCGTGTGATAAATTCTTTGATGTTGTCTTCGTCTGTATTTGCCGGAAATAAAAGGTGAACATTGGCACCTGCATCCAAGGTGAAAAAAAGCGGAAGACCCGTTTTTTCCCTGAATTCCCAGATTTTATGAATTACGTTAAGCGTGCCGGTTTTCATTAAAATAAAAGCAGGATCGCTCATCATCATCATTGCGTGCAGCGTAAGCGCCTCATGTTCAACGAGTTTAATGAAAGCCGCGAGGTCGCCGGTCTTCAGAATATCTTTTAAAAGAGTAAAATTTTCATGTGCTTGCTGAAAACGTCTTTCAGCATAAGGATTCGTGTTCATGAGGCTGTGGCCAATGGTAGAACTCACCGATTTTTCGCCTTCGTGAATGAGCAGAACCCAATCGTTAAAACTTCTGAAAACCGAATGCACTTCATTTTCAGGATACGGAACCGCAAACAGATCGGAGCTGCCTGCCACTTCGTCTGTTTTCCCCCAAACTACAAGACCGTCGTACAAGCTTCTGCCCGCACTACCACTGCCAAGGCGTGCGAGAAAACTTGCTTTCTTTAACTTAAAATCGCAGCCGTGCGGTGCCGAAAACTGCTCATCAAGGTCCATCAGACATTTTGCAATGGCGCCAAAACCTGAGGCAGAGCTCGCAATACCGGAACTGTGCGGGAAAGTGTTTTGGGTAGTGATGATGTATTTGCCCTGAAGAATCCACGGCAGATACTGTTCAATAGTGTGGAAAAATTTTTCGATTTTCTCGGCGAATTTAGCTTCTTCGTTTCCCGACAGAAATGTCTGAACCGAGAACTTTTCATTCGCTATAAATTCAATTGAAGTATTTGTCTTACAGTTGTTTAGTGTATAACTGATGCTCGGATTGGCAGGAATCTGACCGGCATATTTGCCCCAATATTTAATTAAAGCAATATTCGACGGGCAGGATTGCGTTACCTTTGAATCTGATATTTTATATGAATCCGTACTGAAAAATTCTTTCATTTGAATACTATTTTTTGCGTGAGGCAAGGCCAGCTTCCTGAACCAAATTAATAAGCGGTTTTGCTGATGATGATCTTAATGTTCGTACATCTTATCGATGAGCTGCGCATATTTCTGCATCACGACATTGCGTTTTACTTTTAAGGTGGGCGTGATCTCACCCAGATTGATCTCGAACTCCGAAGGCATCAGCACAAATTTCTTTACTTTCTCGAAACCTGAAAGCCCCTTCTGCACCTCCTCGAGTTTTTCGCGGTAAAATTCCTTTATTTTATCGGAATTTACCAGTTCCTGCCAACTAGTAAACGGAAGATTCATACGCGTAAGCTGCTCCTTTAATGCTTCGAAATTCGGAATGATTAACGCGGTGACAAAGGGTTTTCCTTCGGCTACAATCATCGCCTGGGCAATGTAAGTATTGTTCGACAGCAGGTTTTCTATCGGCTGCGGTGTCACATATTTTCCGTTGGAGGTCTTCATCAGGTCTTTTATCCGGTCGGTGATGAAAAGGTTTCCATTAATGTCGAATCTGCCCGCGTCGCCGGTTCGGAACCAGCCGTCGTCGGTAAAAACAGCCGACGTTTCGTCGGGAAGATTGTAGTAGCCATTCATGATGCCGCTGCCTTTGGCCAGAATTTCATCATTCTCGCCAATTTTAAGCTGTGTGTCGCCGAGCGGTATTCCGGCGCTGCCATGTTCATAATGTTTGAACGGGAATGCGGTAAGTGTGGCGGTAGTTTCGGTAAGGCCATAACCAACCGTCATGTGTACGCCCAGTGCATCGAAAAATCGCGTAACCTCCGGCGAGACAGATGCGCCACCGCAGGGCATAAACCAAAGCCTGCCGCCCATTTTCTTCTTGATTTTGTTGAAAACCAACAAATCCGCCACGTTATTTTTTAATTTTAAAACCAGTGGAATCTGCTGATCAAGCCGCTTGTGTTCCCCGGTTTCAGTACCAACTTCAACTGCCCAGTTAAATATTTTTTTCTTGGTCGCAGAGCCGTTTTCCACCATTTCCTGTACGCCGGCATAAATTTTCTGGTAAAACCTCGGTACAGCGCACATCATCGTAGGTTTCACTTCGGTGAGAGCATGCGCGATGAGTTTGGTATTTTCGAGGAAATATACTTTCGCACCACCAAAAAGCGAGAGCAAGGTCCAGCTTCTTTCGAAGACGTGGGTAAGCGGTAGAAATGCGAGCGAAGTTTCGTTTTCGAAATTTTTAAATTTAAAAAAATCGAAATGCGCAGTGATACACTGGTGGAAATTGCCGTGCGTAAGCATCACGCCTTTCGGTATGCCCGTGGTTCCGGAGGTATAGATAATCGTGGCAAGATCATCATTCTCACGTTTCACAATCTCGAATGTTTCATCGCCGTCTTTAATAAAATCCTGAAAATAATGGCTGCGGTCTTTCTTGATCCAAATCGCCTTTTTTGCCGCCACAATTTGCTGCAAAGAGCCGTTTTTCTCCAGAATTTCATACGCCGCATCATATTGCTCCTGATTACCCACCAGAATGAGCTTTGCCTCAGAATCATTGATGATGTATTCGGCCTGCTCGCCGTTGTTCGTTGAATAGATTGGAACCGTAACTGCGCCCAACGACATAATCGCGAGATCGAACACGATCCATTCCGCGGAATTGTCCGCGTAAATCGCCACTTTATCATGACCTGAAATACCTGCATCGCGCAATGCATTGGCCGTTTTAAAGATCATCCTTCGGAAATCAAACCAGTTAATCTCTTTCCAGTCTTCTTTTTTCTTAAAGCCAATGGCGGGTTTTGTAGGGAATCTTTCGGAATTTGTATTTAAAAATGCTGCGAAATTCATGTAATGTCTATTTTTTTAGTTCTGAAAGATAATTGGTGAGATGAAAATCTATACTTTCTTCAATGGGAATAAACTTAAAATCAAGTTTTTCTGTTATTTTTCTGTTAGAAATTTTCTGGAACGAATTGATTGTCTCTGTGTTTACCCTGTTGATCATTTTTAATGGCCGAAGTAGCCACCCTAAAAAAAAATTGAGGATTCTGCCGAACGTGATCAGGCCTTTCGGAATTATCCGCGGTGCCGGTTTTCCTAATTTTTTTCTAACCATTGTTGCTAGTTCAACAAAACGACGATTTTCTGAAGCTAGAACAAACCTTTCACCAAAAACATGCTTCTCCATTAATTCAATTGAAACTTTTGCCACATCGCGCACATCAATGTACGAGGTTCCGCCCGAAAAGGTAAATCCGCGCGAAAAATTTTTAAAGATCTGGCCGCTGCTTTCATGCCAGTTGCCGCTGCCAATGATGATTCCCGGATTTACAATTACGGTGTTGAGGCCTTCGGCAGAAGCGCGCCACACTTCCATCTCAGATAAATGCTTTGAAATTGCGTAGGCAGAATGATCGGTTTTAAGATTATAATCAGAATCTTCATCGAGTTCTCCTTGGTCGTTCAGACCGTCTAAAACAGCGGTGGAACTGATGAAGCAGAATTTTTTCACGCTAGAACCCTCGCAGGCGATCAGTAAATTTTTCGTTCCATCGATATTGGTGCGGAACATCGTATTCTGCATTTCGGGATTAAAACTGACAGTCGCTGCGCAGTGATAGACTTCGGTTATGTCTTGAAGCGCGGTTTCGAGTGAAAAAAGATCGTTGAAATCAACGTGAATCCATTCAATTTTATCAAAATATTCCGACGCATTTTCGGTGTAAAAACGGTAGGAATCTTTCACTTCAAGAATATTGCTGGATTTGCGTTTCGTAGCGCGCACGGTTTGGCCACGCTTCAGCAACTCCAAAACGATCACCCTTCCGAGGATTCCGGTGGCGCCTGTAACTAAAACCATAGCGGTCTTTTGCTGTTCAACGGTTTCTGCAATTTCTTATATTTTAACTTCAAGAATAAAATCTTTTACCACTTCGGCAAAATCCTTTGGGTTTTCTGCCTGCACCCAGTGGCCAGCATTTTCGATTTTAACAACCGATGCGTTTGGAAACTGCTGTTTAATCTGAAATTCGTCCTGCGGCAAAATATAATTCGACTTTGCGCCACTTATAAACAGCGTTTCGCCGGTGAATACGCCAAATTTAATCGCATTTGAAACAAATTCGCTGTATTTTTCGGATAGCGTTCTGAGATTAAAACGCCAGTTCAGTTTTTTATCATCGGTCCAGTACAGGTTTTTAGCCAGAAACTGAATCACACTTTTTTCGGGGATGTATTGCTGCAAAGCCTCCTCCACTTCCTGCCGGGTAGCGAGGGTATCGAAATTTACACTTTCCAGGGCTTTTAATATGCCCTGATGGTGCGGTGGATATGCTTTTGGCGAAATATCAACAACGATAAGTTTCTGCACTTTTACCGGATAGGTAATCGCAAACTGCATCACAGCTTTTCCGCCTAACGAATGCCCTAACAAATTGACTTTTTGCAGGTTATGAAATTCCATGTAATGCAAAATATCATTGGCGAGCACCTCGTGCGACATTTCTTCGGAATGGAAACTTTTCCCATGATTTCTTAAATCAATCAAATGAACCGGGAAAAACTCGCCCATCTCTTTGCCGAAACTGCCCCAGTTATCGAGCATGCCGAAAAGACCGTGGAAAACGAGCAGTGGCGTTCCCTGTCTGTCTTCGCCGTAAATTTTAGAATGTAGAATTTGCATGATATACTATTAATTCAAAAATGAATAAATCAAAGACCGTATTTCCTGTTTTCAGTTGGAATTTACCACTTCGCAAGCCGCTTCAGGTAACTCTGAACAGTATTTTCGAGACCCATATAAAGTGCTTCTGAAATCAGTGCGTGGCCAATTGAGACTTCGAGTAAGTTCGGGATGTTGTCCGCAAAATATTTCAGGTTTTCCAAACTAAGGTCGTGCCCTGCATTTACACCAAGACCGTGTCGTTCTGCTTCCAGTGCGGTCTCCACGTAACTGCGGATGGCTGCCTCCTTATCTTCGGAATAGTTTCGGGCATAGGCTTCGGTGTATAATTCAATCCTGTCTGTGCCGGTTTCTTTCGCGAACTTTACCATCCCAGGGTTTGGATCAAGAAAAATAGAGGTTCTGATGCCTGCGTTTTTAAATTGTGCAATCACATTTTTGAGAAAATCCATATGAACCTCACAATCCCAGCCTGCATTTGAAGTAATTGCATCTTCAGCATCCGGAACCAAAGTTACCTGCTCAGGTTTTACGTCCAACACCAGATCGATGAAAGGCTGATGCGGGTTGCCTTCGATATTAAACTCTGTGTGGACGTGCGGTTTCAAGTCGTACACATCCTTGCGCGTGATATGTCTTTCGTCGGGCCTCGGGTGAATGGTGATGCCGTATGCGCCAAATTCCTGAAGCTTTACAGCAGCTTCGGTAACACTTGGCAACTCTCCGCCACGGGCGTTTCGTAAGGTTGCAATTTTATTGATATTTACACTGAGTTTTACCATTTTATTATTGAATTTTTGGAATCTGAACCACTTCGAGGTCGAATTCCTGTGAAGCAACCAACAGATGGTCGAAGATGTCAGCCAGGATATCTTCATAAGTCGCCCACTCCGAATCGTTCGTGAAACAGTAGATTTCAAGCGGCATACCGTGCGGCGTATTTTCGAGTTGGCGTACAATCACAGTTCCCTCCTGATCGATATGCGGACTGTTTTTAAGATAATTCTGAACATATTCGCGGAAAACGCCAATATTGGTAAGTTGCCGGCCGTTGATCAGGCGTTCTGCGTTCCGCATAGTGCCGCGCTGTTCGTTTATTTCAGCCTTTTTCTGTTCAAGATAATCGGCAATAAGGTTGATGCCTGCAAGTCTGTCGGCAGTTTCAGCATCCAGAAACTTGAATGATTTTATATTAAATATGATCGACCGTTTGATGCGCCGCGTGTTACTTTCCGTCATCACCTGAATATTTTTTATTTCAGTGGTGAGGAAATCGTAGGTCGGGACGGTAGAAATTGTTTTGTCGAAGTTCTGAATTTTGGTCGTCAGAAGATTGATATCCATGATGTTGCCTTCCAGATTATACTTCGGGATCCCGATCCAGTCGCCAACTTTGAGGTTTTTCGAGGTCGCGACATGAATGCCGGTAACAAAACCTAAAATAGTATCGCGGAAAACCAGCACCAGGACGGCTGTAATGGCTCCGAGGCTGCCAACAATCGCCGATCCGCTGATCCCGAATATTACACAGATTGCAACCACGGACGCTACAAATATTCCGAAAATTTGTACGGTTTGCGAAACTGCATTCAGCGCAATGATCTTATAAAAATCCTGCTTGATCACGAAGTAATGCCGGAACGCGCTGAGCCCACGGTATAACATGCCTGCCACAACGATCACAATCGCCAGCGCAACCATACGTTCGAGGAAGGTGAAACTTTTCGGATGCCTGTAAAAAATTGAAAAAAGCGCGAAACTGCCAATTAGCAGAGCAATAAGGTTCGCAAGAGAATTGGTAATTTTCGAAAGGTAAACCGATTTCAGTACCGGATGTTTATCTGTGTTGAAATACGCTTTGAAAATGCCGTTCATCAGCAGACTCAGCGCGAGATAAGCCAAAACGATGATGCCGACGAGGAATGAAAATTTCAGCACAATCTGTATCAGCAACACCCAACTGTCCGGCACGGTATCCTTCACAAAATAATGAAGACTGTCACTCATTGCCTGCAAAAAGTCTTTGGTATTGTTGAATTCATTCATCCCCGCAAAAATATGAAATCTGTTTGTGTTTATGGGATTAATGCCTACTTTTAACTAAATTTATCAAATGGACCACACGCTCATTAACCTCCTCAGCATCGTACTGCTGATCGTGGGTATTCTCGGAACTTTCCTGCCGGTTCTGCCCGGATTACTGCTCAGCCTTTGCGGTTTGCTCATCTATAAATTCGGCACAGACGCAGACTTATCGATGGTTTACATCTGGATTTTCGTTGTGCTTACTCTAATTTCGATCATTCTGAATTACGTTATTCCCGCAAAAACTACCCGCAAATATGGCGGAACACGCTGGGGAAGCATCGGATCTGTGGTCGGCACTATTGCCGGAATGTTCTTTATACCGGTTCCGTTTGGCTTTTTAATCGGGATGTTTGCGGGTGTATTTTTCGGCGAACTTCTGCACGATGCAAGCGACAAAAAGAAAGCGTGGAATTCCACCAAAGGCGCTCTTGTTGGTTTTCTTTACGGCACAGGATTTAATTTCATCGTAGGGTTGGCAATGTTTTTGGTAGTTGTGTTTGATATGATTTAAAAACCTAATCCAATG
This window of the Flavobacteriaceae bacterium 3519-10 genome carries:
- a CDS encoding BatA (Bacteroides aerotolerance operon): MKIDLLHFEFYSPWFLLLFLAFIPLAIIDMRKKKRRGIRVPSTQNMSENRGILFVLFLLKISKYILLSALIIAMARPRTFTISENNDDTKGIDIMMSVDVSLSMLARDLEPDRLTALKNIAKKFVDKRPGDRIGLVTYSGEAFTKVPVTSDHAVLLEELENLNPLELQPGTAIGEGLSVAVSHLRHSKAKSKIIILMTDGVNTIENAMPAQVGAQLAKSNDIRVYSIGIGTNGYALMPTQTDIFGDLVFTEVEVKIDEPVLREIAQTTGGKYFRATSNQSLEEVYEEINQLEKSELQSSKLYNYEEYFRIFLWIALGILLLDAVLRWVFYKFLS
- a CDS encoding BatB; amino-acid sequence: MNWYPGNNWYLLLLLLLPLLGYLMVNFARWKKKKKEIFADKRFRDELFDSRSRFSRFFPFLYLMASLFLIISIVDVLSGSEEVETKQKMNNVIFLLDVSNSMNAQDVEQNRLQQAKNLIINAMGKMTNDKVGIIVFAGEASSIMPLTTDFTAVETYVGGVETSIVKMQGTDFLKAMQTAADKFRNVAKGSRKVVLLSDGEDNEGNEKAAAKLANREGIRVISVGIGSEEGAPIPEYVFGQLMGYKTDLSGQTVISKRQTAALSNIADNTGGTYVDGNDLESATMQITDGLAATAGSSSTTIKSQNAVHYYQYFLAVAIFLFLIIFLFNPRKDFNI
- a CDS encoding BatC translates to MNWNSIFTVILLVFASADFSAQKNYNTLVYEGNKEFDKNNFENSSSKYLSAIKLQDKDFTAHYNLGNALYKSKKYEEAKAEYQKADQLATNLSDKAAALYNLGNTYMQTENSKKAAEHYRQALKQDPYNETIRKNYEIAMLKEKEKEEEKNQKNKGGGGGDAQNKDQNQGQDKGNTPQNQNGSGQKNKGEGEGDDPNKNKNDNSGKMPKDLENSILNRVENKERETAKRILNKNSYSMPQSNEKDW
- a CDS encoding BatD, which encodes MVMKNKFYYILFLFSALSVAGQVTLEVSEVKDTKVNQKFNLTVLLEISGENMVQETPLRMPDMSKFDIVGSASEQNTVVLDPKKGDVLNQLIYQYVLSPKQSGKIKFGSVLVTVNGKIYKTEPFEINVRDSEKASAPNDYAINDDVYLNMEVQDRSIYKHQPTVAILRAYSRNYGSLRKVQDIRYPKQKNIRIEPVHFAKAEIETRSGLASQVLAVFLIFPSESGSIDISPVSASLSNARSEKLSSNKVRLHVKKLPAGMPAFYKNAVGNFDISVAKRDPAEKTEIDKPLNVTVKVSGSGNFKSLNLPKMVPSENYTFFKPKVTPNTNPDKEGLEGSITADYVVIPKKAGPVTIQFEQFSYFNPTEQKYVDLGMQELLIDVQTHEQIVDAKSALERVNDYTNNVLETVNTPVLQTQHLKIKNKEVINWKIVFGNLALLGVLISAFFVARKKIDRHRAKPVAVGKPIVTIAETEEILRKKMSVQFDDNIEYLKNRFKNKDFTKFFTAYDELHAETKKSLKVANDTDFRKYLEQHFGQIVAEDYRILSEQIKIEKYAPYHSEETMEKLLRSIIKLYSEIRH
- a CDS encoding Multiple antibiotic resistance protein marC; translated protein: MFEYFSLKETLTATMVLFAVIDIVGSIPIIVSLKKRFGHIEAGKATLAAMFLMIAFLFIGNKILKFIGVDVNSFAIAGAIVIFIIALEMILGIEIHKNQEAKSASIVPIAFPLIAGAGTLTTTLSLKAEYHDINIICGIILNTLFVYLVLKSANWIERKLGEGTLQVLQKVFGIVLLAISIKLFTANFAQLFSSYVNF
- a CDS encoding Diphosphomevalonate decarboxylase, producing the protein MPHAKNSIQMKEFFSTDSYKISDSKVTQSCPSNIALIKYWGKYAGQIPANPSISYTLNNCKTNTSIEFIANEKFSVQTFLSGNEEAKFAEKIEKFFHTIEQYLPWILQGKYIITTQNTFPHSSGIASSASGFGAIAKCLMDLDEQFSAPHGCDFKLKKASFLARLGSGSAGRSLYDGLVVWGKTDEVAGSSDLFAVPYPENEVHSVFRSFNDWVLLIHEGEKSVSSTIGHSLMNTNPYAERRFQQAHENFTLLKDILKTGDLAAFIKLVEHEALTLHAMMMMSDPAFILMKTGTLNVIHKIWEFREKTGLPLFFTLDAGANVHLLFPANTDEDNIKEFITRELLQHTQNEGVVKDVMRF
- a CDS encoding Long-chain-fatty-acid--CoA ligase, producing the protein MNFAAFLNTNSERFPTKPAIGFKKKEDWKEINWFDFRRMIFKTANALRDAGISGHDKVAIYADNSAEWIVFDLAIMSLGAVTVPIYSTNNGEQAEYIINDSEAKLILVGNQEQYDAAYEILEKNGSLQQIVAAKKAIWIKKDRSHYFQDFIKDGDETFEIVKRENDDLATIIYTSGTTGIPKGVMLTHGNFHQCITAHFDFFKFKNFENETSLAFLPLTHVFERSWTLLSLFGGAKVYFLENTKLIAHALTEVKPTMMCAVPRFYQKIYAGVQEMVENGSATKKKIFNWAVEVGTETGEHKRLDQQIPLVLKLKNNVADLLVFNKIKKKMGGRLWFMPCGGASVSPEVTRFFDALGVHMTVGYGLTETTATLTAFPFKHYEHGSAGIPLGDTQLKIGENDEILAKGSGIMNGYYNLPDETSAVFTDDGWFRTGDAGRFDINGNLFITDRIKDLMKTSNGKYVTPQPIENLLSNNTYIAQAMIVAEGKPFVTALIIPNFEALKEQLTRMNLPFTSWQELVNSDKIKEFYREKLEEVQKGLSGFEKVKKFVLMPSEFEINLGEITPTLKVKRNVVMQKYAQLIDKMYEH
- a CDS encoding 3-beta hydroxysteroid dehydrogenase/isomerase family protein, whose amino-acid sequence is MVLVTGATGILGRVIVLELLKRGQTVRATKRKSSNILEVKDSYRFYTENASEYFDKIEWIHVDFNDLFSLETALQDITEVYHCAATVSFNPEMQNTMFRTNIDGTKNLLIACEGSSVKKFCFISSTAVLDGLNDQGELDEDSDYNLKTDHSAYAISKHLSEMEVWRASAEGLNTVIVNPGIIIGSGNWHESSGQIFKNFSRGFTFSGGTSYIDVRDVAKVSIELMEKHVFGERFVLASENRRFVELATMVRKKLGKPAPRIIPKGLITFGRILNFFLGWLLRPLKMINRVNTETINSFQKISNRKITEKLDFKFIPIEESIDFHLTNYLSELKK